The Epinephelus lanceolatus isolate andai-2023 chromosome 8, ASM4190304v1, whole genome shotgun sequence genome includes a window with the following:
- the LOC117258009 gene encoding PHD and RING finger domain-containing protein 1-like isoform X2 — protein sequence MSSAFNVFSSGPRQPTLAQWIGSVLLSSTRDGVLEGTFKRRYHMDCLTPPLNSGHEGYWICTECAVSPQHTDGSMVEEEISDGELTDLLAEVEDETPTTSSRLRPSTMNRPRTERRHSQRIQSRASDTPDPRPQTSWHVPKYLLRASKPEVTTDEGAARHHSDTSSASVELKTRKRRKRAA from the exons ACAGCCAACACTTGCCCAGTGGATCGGATCAGTTTTGCTTTCATCCACCAGAGACGGTGTCCTGGAGGGGACATTCAAAAGAAG GTATCATATGGACTGCTTGACACCACCATTAAACTCGGGCCATGAAGGTTACTGGATTTGTACCGAGTGTGCAGTCAGTCCTCAGCATACAG ACGGCTccatggtggaggaggagatCAGTGATGGAGAACTAACGGACCTTCTAGCTGAAGTAGAAGATGAAACTCCAACTACCAGCAGTCGCCTTCGGCCGTCCACCATGAATCGTCCTCGCACTGAACGACGACACAGTCAGAGGATCCAGAGTAGAGCCAGCGACACGCCTGATCCTCGCCCGCAGACCTCCTGG CATGTACCTAAATACCTGTTACGGGCATCAAAGCCTGAAGTCACAACAGATGAAGGAGCTGCTCGTCATCACAGTGACACCAGCAGTGCTTCAGTTG aGTTAAAGACCAGAAAAAGAAGGAAGCGTGCAGCTTGA